In Candidatus Hydrogenedens sp., one genomic interval encodes:
- a CDS encoding class I SAM-dependent methyltransferase yields the protein MGFNSIAEFYSLLFDEKARLSREGPLLLEILKQYKQPAQVLDLACGSGVHSRFFAEQEASVIGVDVSPDMLRYAKRQKQSANIRYIVGDIVKLPLIGYWDVILCLGNSLCLLPNRNLLSDFFAQIKNLLSPRGTFILQILNYEHSDMKEMQTKYVQKEINGKKVTVIKTLIPDKDVIFLAINYFTQVQGKYETSNESNILLKLSSSELVNYADEVGLSVLSVYGDFQKSTFNPTMNKDVIIIFFKK from the coding sequence ATGGGTTTCAATAGTATTGCAGAGTTTTACTCGCTGTTGTTTGATGAAAAGGCTCGATTATCACGGGAAGGACCCTTGTTGTTGGAGATATTGAAACAATATAAACAGCCTGCACAAGTATTAGACCTTGCCTGTGGTTCGGGTGTTCATTCACGATTTTTCGCAGAACAAGAAGCATCTGTTATCGGGGTAGATGTTAGTCCAGATATGTTAAGGTATGCAAAAAGACAAAAGCAGTCAGCCAATATCCGTTATATCGTAGGTGATATTGTTAAATTACCTCTTATCGGTTACTGGGATGTTATCCTATGTCTTGGCAATTCGCTATGCCTGTTACCTAACCGAAATCTTCTTTCTGATTTCTTTGCCCAAATCAAAAACCTATTATCTCCCCGTGGTACTTTTATCCTGCAAATCCTTAATTATGAGCATTCCGATATGAAAGAAATGCAAACAAAATATGTGCAAAAAGAAATAAATGGCAAAAAAGTTACTGTCATTAAAACACTCATACCAGATAAGGATGTGATTTTTCTTGCTATTAATTATTTTACACAAGTTCAAGGGAAATATGAAACATCAAACGAATCCAATATATTATTAAAACTCTCCTCATCGGAATTGGTAAATTATGCCGATGAAGTTGGCTTGTCTGTTCTCTCTGTTTACGGAGATTTTCAAAAATCAACCTTTAATCCTACAATGAACAAGGATGTAATAATCATTTTTTTCAAAAAATAA
- a CDS encoding methyl-accepting chemotaxis protein, whose amino-acid sequence MKKSMLFKGFQGKLLFAIILTYILLIIIQGILFVYGRNLGNSLSQNINTSADASRQFSEFWTLIDSFISNRTPISEIENKKEFILKNNIFLPYKKDIENILQLCTEIEKIRSENLQLKADVRKKAEENILQSDTYINEVVKRLVDPSEEGKVTTLEKLVIVGALINTTTNYKLLNIFERLSYDTTAKEEIINFFKVLFENVDRDIERLKNTDFAQLPVNAKKAGLLMNDLTVKYIKNLETLDEKISSLNLLGRDILTKIESAPVQLGKESVLKLTGNTRNNIIISTSIILISALIILYVIRKVTKNISEITDSIRESASSVLSGVQELTGGNQILAESTSEQAASIEEITSTLEELSSIGKKSADSSSKANQIIQKELVEIKKVEESIQSLSTYMKEVENASFETSKVIKTIDEIAFQTNLLALNAAVEAARAGEAGAGFAVVADEVRHLAMKAAEAARLTASLIGQTVDKVKQGSAITNNASENFKKMVEGVIEASNIMEEITNTSASASNGIAQVTKAITEIDKGTQQNAGVAEESSSTAENLKSEVQFLYQTMAKLAQLIGQEIEQAQSVNIKRQTSLPPTHNLISLPKNDTDK is encoded by the coding sequence AGGAATTTAGGAAACTCCCTTTCTCAAAATATAAATACATCTGCAGATGCAAGTCGCCAATTTAGTGAGTTTTGGACATTAATTGACAGTTTTATATCTAATCGAACTCCAATTTCAGAAATAGAGAATAAAAAGGAGTTTATATTAAAAAATAACATTTTTCTCCCATACAAAAAAGACATTGAAAATATATTGCAACTTTGCACAGAGATTGAAAAGATACGGTCTGAAAACTTGCAGTTAAAGGCTGATGTTAGAAAAAAGGCTGAAGAAAATATTTTACAGTCGGATACCTATATTAATGAAGTGGTAAAAAGACTTGTAGACCCATCAGAAGAAGGCAAAGTAACCACATTAGAAAAATTGGTAATTGTTGGGGCTTTAATAAACACAACAACCAATTATAAATTACTAAATATTTTCGAACGATTATCTTACGATACTACCGCGAAAGAAGAAATTATAAATTTTTTCAAAGTTTTGTTTGAAAATGTAGATAGGGATATAGAAAGGTTGAAAAATACCGATTTTGCCCAACTCCCCGTGAATGCCAAGAAAGCAGGATTATTAATGAATGACCTTACTGTCAAATATATTAAAAATTTAGAAACTCTGGACGAAAAAATATCATCATTAAACCTCTTAGGGCGTGATATTTTAACGAAAATTGAATCGGCTCCTGTACAGTTGGGCAAAGAGAGTGTTTTAAAGCTCACAGGAAACACGAGAAATAACATTATAATAAGCACAAGTATCATTCTTATTTCTGCTCTAATAATTTTATATGTTATCCGAAAAGTAACAAAAAATATATCTGAAATTACAGATAGTATTCGGGAATCTGCCTCATCTGTTTTATCCGGTGTTCAGGAGTTAACAGGAGGAAATCAAATTCTTGCAGAATCTACATCCGAACAAGCTGCATCTATTGAAGAGATAACTTCTACGCTTGAGGAACTTTCCTCCATCGGGAAGAAGAGTGCTGATAGCTCTTCCAAAGCCAATCAAATAATCCAGAAAGAATTAGTAGAGATTAAAAAAGTTGAAGAGTCTATCCAGAGTTTGAGCACATACATGAAGGAAGTTGAAAATGCCAGTTTCGAGACATCCAAGGTGATAAAAACAATTGATGAAATTGCTTTCCAAACAAACCTTTTGGCTTTAAATGCGGCTGTTGAAGCAGCAAGAGCTGGTGAAGCAGGTGCAGGTTTTGCAGTAGTAGCGGATGAGGTTCGGCATTTAGCAATGAAAGCCGCAGAAGCCGCTCGTTTAACAGCATCGCTTATTGGACAGACTGTGGATAAAGTGAAGCAAGGTTCCGCTATTACAAATAATGCATCTGAAAATTTCAAAAAAATGGTAGAAGGGGTTATTGAGGCTTCAAATATAATGGAAGAAATAACAAATACCTCTGCATCGGCATCTAATGGAATTGCTCAGGTCACCAAAGCAATAACAGAGATAGATAAAGGGACACAGCAAAATGCTGGCGTTGCAGAGGAAAGTTCATCAACAGCTGAAAACTTAAAGTCAGAGGTTCAATTCCTTTATCAAACCATGGCAAAACTTGCACAATTAATAGGACAGGAAATAGAACAGGCACAATCCGTTAATATCAAAAGACAAACTTCCTTACCACCTACACACAATTTAATTTCATTACCTAAAAATGATACAGATAAATAG